The genomic window CTTACAAACTCCCGGCTCGGAGGCTGCCAATCCGATGCGCACCGCCGCTGCCACGGCACCGCCCGCCAGCGGTCCCGCCACGCCTTTTCCCAGCACGTCCGCCACCGCTCGGAACAACGCGGCAACCTCGGGACCTGCTGCCGCCCAGGCCAATGCCAGTGCCGTACCGGGACTGCAAATCCCCAGCACTTCTGAAACCGCCCGCGATAGCCAATGGGCTCGCCAACCCAGCCCCAACCGACCATCGACCAGCAGCATACCGCGCACGGCATCGTCGGCCGGCCAAGCCGCGGCGGGAAATTTTGGCACTCCGCCACCGGGAATCGCCGACCCACGACTGCCCGCCGCCGCCGTCGGATCGCAGGGGGCCCAAATGGGAAATCCGCAGCCCCGTAGCCAAGCGGCCTCATCGGAAACCCCAACAAGCCCAACTGGCGTGGCGGCTGCCGCAGCGAACAGCGGCTACAACTACGGCGGCCAGAACGGCTACCAGGGTGGAATGCAAACGGGCGTCGGACCGCAGCAAGGATCGCCGAACGGGGCTCCGCCCAATACCAGCGGTTCGCTTGCCGGCGGCAACCCTGCAGCCGCGGCTCCCACTTACCCCGGAACCAATTATCCAGCCGGCAACTATCCTTCGGGTAACTACCCGCCCGGCAACTATCCCGCCGGCAGCTACCCTCCAGGCACCAATCCTCAAACGAATCCCGCTCAAAGCGGTTATCCTGCGGGGCCTTACGCCCCGGGCACCTATCCGCCCAACGGTCAGTTGGCCGCGAATTATCCGTCCGGCGGGGCTCGAGGGACGACCGGTTTGTTGCCCGATGACTTGACCAACGTCAGCGGTTCGAATGCTCCGGGCGGAGCGGGACGTCCGGGCGCAGCGGGCAGCGGGGCGGACCGTCCGCTCGAAGAAGAAGAGAATCGCGGGCTGCCACAGCAGGTGTTTAATCTACTGCTGTTGCTGTCGTTGATCGCCAACGCTTATTTGGTGATCCAGATGTCCAAGCTGATCCAGCGATATCGCGATCTGCGGGTCAACCTGCGAGCCGCAACGGCAGGCAACTCACCGCCCTCGCCCGCAGCCGCATAGCGAAGTCGGATTCGGAGCGCGCTGGAGTCCAGGCTTTAGCCGCTCCGCGCGCATCCCCGAGGCGCGCTGGAGTCCAGGCTTTAGCCGCTCCGCGCGTATCCCCGAGGCGCCTAAAGGCTGGACTCCAGCGCGGCGTCTCTTCAACTACCGGTTTCCCGATGGTGTCAGTTCGGCAAAGGTATCGCGGTACACCTGGGGGTCGGCGGGGAAGCGTTCGGCAAACGTCGATTCATCGACCACCCCTTTTTGGAACCGCCGTTTTTCGAACCGTGGCATCTCGATTCCCGTCACAGCGCGAATCCCGGCCGCGACCACTTGGCCTTTCAACGGGTACAGCCGCTGGGGATCCCAACCGGTCAAGTCGACAAACGGAATCGCTTCGGCGACTTCGATCACATCCGGTAGGGCGTAGGGGCTGAAGCCTTCGAAACCCAGCAATCGCGCCGGAGCGGAGGTCCGCACGTGGCCACGGCTTTGTCCGCCGCTGTAGACCAGCGAATGTTTCACCGCGTCGACGCCCCATCCCTCCTGATACAACAGGCGATTGCCCAGCACGTTGCGGATCGTCAGCGGCGGGGAGTCTTCGATCGGGTAGTCTTTGAGGTTTTCGTCGCCACCATCCCCATCGATCAGGTACTTCCAGTCCGGATAACGCCGGCGGATTTCGCGGCACATCGCGAGGGCCATCGTGGCCGACTGCACGTCCAGAGGTTTGTAGTCTTCAATCACGCGGATGGCTTCGCGATAGTCGATCGCGGATACCGGCACCTCGATCACTTCCCAGAACGCCTCTAGACCGACCGCTTGGAGGAACTGGCGGGCTTGCTGTAGGTCTTGTCCTTGTCCTGCGACGGCCAAGGTGAAGGCTTTGAGGCGTTCGGGCCGCTCGCCACGTTGCTGCAGCAGATGGTGCAGCAGCAGCAGCACCGACCCGCTATCGACCCCCCCACTGAACAGCACGCCAATCGGTTCGTGGGGCGAAATGTTGTCGAGCCAGGCGTGACAAGCCGATTGCAATTGTTGGATGTAGTGACGACCGATGGCGTCGATATCGGCTGGCAGACAATTGGTTTGGGGCGTAAAGAACCGGCTCAGCTGCGGCAGGGCATCCGAACCGCTCACCAGGCTAATTTCCAGCAGGTGATGCGCGGGCACCATCCGCGTGGCCGCCGGCTGGAAGGGCTCGTGTAATCCGTGGGATGCTAAATGTTGGTAGATTTCGTCAATTCGTTCGGCCACGATTAGTCGCGGCCCAGCGGCATGGGGAGACAGATAATATCGCATCGGTCGGGCGATCGAGCGAGCCATGCGGACGGTCGTGCCGACGGGCTGGCAGATCGCAAATTGCCCCTGAATTTGCCGTATTCGTTCGGTTTGTCCGCTACCAACGGCCTCGGCGGCCTGCTGCTGTGTGTGGTTTAACAACACGTTACCACGGGGGTCGAGCAGGTCGACAACCTCGTTTACCGGCTTCGCGGGGGGCATCATATTCGTCACCTTAGGAAGATTAGACCGCTTATTCAGCCCACAACAGGTTATTCATTACAGCGATCAGCGGTTAAACTAGCTTATCGTCCGCGGTCCGGGAAAGGCTCACCGCATCCCAGCCGCCGGCGACCCCTCCATGGTTATGGACTCCCACGTTTGGACTTTGACTCGATGGTGAATTTGCAGCGTTACTTTCCAGAAGGCGGACCGCCGCGCACGAATTTCCTGGACATTATTAAGTACTGGACGGAAATTCAAGCCGATAAGCACGCCTTTCACTTTAGCGATGGAGAAACCGAAGAAGCGTCGTTGACCTACCAGCAGCTGTGGGATGAAGTCACCGGTTTGGCCGGCTACATGCAGCAGATCGGGATCGGCCAAGGCGAGCGGGTGTTGTTGCTGTATCCTCCCGGGCTGGATTTTGTGGTCGGGTTCTTCGCCTGCCACGCTGCCGGGGCGATCGCCGTGCCGGCTTATCCACCGCGGAAAAACCGCAAAGCCGGCCGGATTCGGTCCATCGCCCAAGACGCACAAGCCCGCTTTGCGCTCTCGACCGAAAAGGTCGCCGAGCAGCTGGGCGGTGAAAATCGTCACGAGGATATGGCCAATATCGAAATCCTGGGGACCGACGACCCCGGCAAACGTGACCGCAGCGGCTGGACCGACACCCCACCCAAACCCGACGACATCGCCGTCCTGCAGTACACCTCCGGATCCACCGGTTCGCCCAAGGGCGTCATGCTGACGCACCAGAATCTGGTCATCAACTGCGAACAAATCACCTACGCCTTTGAACCGCTGGATACCAAACGCGGCGTCACCTGGCTGCCTACCTACCACGACATGGGGCTGGTCGGCGGCGTATTGCAACCGGTGTTTGTCGGCAAAGCCAACGTGCTGATGAGTCCCATGACGTTTCTGCAGCACCCGGTCAAATGGTTGCGGACGATCACTCAGTACGAAGCCAACATCAGCGGCGGCCCGAACTTTGCCTATCAACTGTGCGTCGACAAAGTGGACGAACAGGAACTGCAAGGCTTGGATCTGTCGTCGTGGAAGACCGCGTTCAACGGGGCCGAGCCGATTCGAGCGTCGACTCTGGACGCGTTTGCCAAAAAATTCGCTCCGGTAGGCTTCCGCCGAGAAGCCTTCCTGCCCTGTTACGGGATGGCCGAAACGACTCTGATCGTGACCGGCGGTCCCAAAGAAACTCGTCCCTTTTGCCGCACCTTCCACCGCCACGAATTGGATGCGGGCAGCGCCGTTGCGGTCGAACCGGAAGACAACACGGCTCGTGAATTGGTCGGCTGTGGGGCGATCATTCCCGGCGAACGGCTGGAGATCGTCGATCCCGATACCCGTCATATCTTGCCCCCCGGCAAGATCGGCGAGATTTGGATTCAGGGTCCCTGCGTGGGCAAAGGCTATTGGCAAGCCGACGAGGCGACCGAAGAGACCTTTAACGCCACCACCAGCGACGGCGAAGGCCCCTTCCTGCGCACCGGCGACCTGGGCTTCATGCACCAGGACCAATTGTTTGTCAGCGGCCGCTTGAAGGACATGATCATTATCCGCGGCGTCAATCGTTACCCGCAGGACATCGAAAAAACCGTCGAACAGGCCAGCGACGCGGTCCAAACCGGGGCCGTGGCTGCGTTTTCGATGGTTCACGAAGGTCGCGAACAGTTGGTGATCGTGGCCGAAACCGTCCGCACCCGCGACATTGATCGCGACGCCCATCTACAAGCCATCCGCCGGGCGGTGACGGCCGAACACGAACTGCCGCCCGAAGCCTTGTATCTGGTCCGCAACAGTTCGGTACCCAAGACCAGCAGCGGCAAAATCCAACGTCATGCCTGTGTCGATGCGGTCCGCAACAACACGTTAAAAGTGGTCGCCAAATGGGTCCGCTGGGAGGAATCGCAAACCGGCGGCCACGGCGCCGCGCCGGCCATGCAAGCCGCCGCCAGCAGCCAACCCGCCGCACGTGACGCCGCGGGCAATAATGGGCAAGCCGACAATCGCTCCTTGAATCCCGACATCGTAGCCGCCGTGATCCAGCACGTCCGCGCGGTCGCGCAGGAACGCGCCGGACACATCGACACCAACACCAACATTGTGCTCGACCTGGGCCTCGATTCGCTCGAACGCCTGCAGATCGCGCACGCCCTGGAACAAGCCTTCGGAGGCCGTTTCCCCGAAGAAGTCCTGCAGGAAATCGAAACCATCGGACAGGTCGCTGCGGCTATCGAACAACACATGGGACAGACCGCGATCGCGCGCGCCCAGGCTCAGGTGCCCGTGGGCGATACCGAAGTGGTGGAAAACCGCGAAATCTCCGCGGCCTCTTACACGTTCAGCCAGTTCCCGGAATACCTGCGATTGAAGCAGACTATGGCGCAACTGTTGATGACCGGCGTGCCCAACCCGTATTTTTCGGTGCACGAATCGGTCGTCCAAGACACCACGATCATCGACGGCCGCGAACTGGTCAGCTTCGCCAGCTTTAATTACACCGGCATGTCGGGGGACCCCGAGGTCAGCCAAGCAAGTATTGATGCGATCAAGAAGTACGGCACCAGCGTGTCGGCCAGCCGGCTGGTATCGGGCCAAAAACCGGTCCACATCGAACTGGAAAAGAAGATCGCCGATTTCTGTGGCGTCGACGATTCGCTGACCTTCGTCAGTGGACATGGAACCAATGAATCGACCATCGGGTTACTGGTCAGCCCCGGCGACTTGATCCTCCACGATTCCCTGTCGCACAACAGTATCGTCCAAGGTTCGATTCTTTCGGGAGCTCGACGCCGTCCGTTCGCGCACAACGATTTCGAAGAACTTGACCGCGTCCTGACCGAGGTTCGCCACCAGTACCGACGCGTGTTGGTGGTCGTCGAAGGCGTTTACAGCATGGACGGCGATTATTGCGACTTGCCGGCCGCGCTCGAAGTTTGCAAACGCCATAAAGCCTTGTTGATGATCGACGAAGCTCACTCGCTGGGCACGATGGGCAGCACCGGTCGTGGCATGGCCGAGCATTTTGGGATCGACCCCAACGAGGTCGACGTCTGGATGGGCACGCTGGGCAAAGCCTTTGGCTCCTGCGGTGGCTACATCGCCGGCCGTCGCGAATTGATCGAACTGCTGCGTTACACCGCTCCGGCGTTTGTGTTTGCAACCGGCATTTCGCCATCGGTCGCCGCAGCCGCCTTAAAAGCCTTTGAGGTGCTCGAACGCGAACCCCAGCGGGTCGCCAAGGTGCTTGCCAATGCGGCCCTGTTCCTATCGCTGCTGAAAGATGCTGGTATCGACACCGGACTGAGCGGGGGCACGCCGGTTGTTCCCGTGATCACCGGCAACTCGTTGGTCGCCCTGCGGCTGTCACACCGACTGCAATTGGACGGTGTCAATGCGCCGCCGATCTTGTATCCGGCCGTGGAAGAAGCGGCGGCTCGGGTGCGGTTCTTTATCACCAGCACGCACAGCGAACAGCAGCTGCGGGAAACGGCGGCCAAGGTCATCAAACACGTCGATTCGATGGGCATTCGACGCACGACCGAAGCCACCGCCAACTAGCCCACAGGATCGCTGTGACCGACGATCGACGGGCGCTGACCGAATGGTTGCGTGAGCAAGCGCGGGAGTTGGGGTTCCACCTGTTTGGTGTCGCCCCCGCGGTCACGCCCCAGGGGTTCCACCATCTGGTGCAATGGATTGATTCCGGATACCACGCCCAGATGGATTACATCCCTGATCGCTTGACGGCCTATCAGCATCCGAGCGGCGTGATGGAGGGCGTCTGTTCGCTGGTCATGCTGGGGTTTCCCTACCGCACGGTCGAACCGCCGCCTTCCCAGCCCCTGCACGGCCGCGTGGCCCGCTACGCCTGGGGTGCGGCCGACTATCACGACCTGATCCATGGCCGCTTCAAACAGCTCAAACGCGACCTCCGCGAACGAGCCCCGCAGGTCAAGGCTCGCGGCGTGGTCGACTCCGCACCGCTGCTGGAACGGGAGTTCGCTCGCTTGGCCGGTTTGGGCTGGAGCGGAAAAAATACGCTGACCATCAACAAGCTGGAGGGCAGCTATTTCTTTCTGGCTTGCCTGCTGCTGGATATCGATCTGCCCGCCGACGCACCGCACGTCAGCGATCACTGTGGCACCTGCACTCGCTGTCTGGACGCCTGCCCGACCGATGCCTTTGTCTCGCCAGGCGTCTTGGACAGCCGCCGCTGCATCAGTTATTTAACGATCGAACATCGCGACCCCATTCCCATCGAACTCCGCCAGCCCATCGGCGATTGGTTGTTTGGTTGCGACGTCTGCCAGGACGTCTGCCCCTGGAATCGCCGGGGCTCGCCCGCCACCGATGCGAGCTTAAACCCGCCGCCCCAATCCCTACCTACGGATTTGCCGTCGCTATTCGACTTGGACGAGGATGCGTTTCGACAGCGGTTTCGCAAAACACCGTTATGGCGAACCCGCCGCCGCGGCATCCTCCGCAACGCCGCCATCGTGCTGGGAAATCAACGGGATCCCCACTCGATCGCCGCGCTCTTGAAGGGACTGCACGATGAGGAAGCTCTGGTGCGGGGGGCGTCCGCCTGGGCGCTCGGACAGATCGCCGGCAGCGATGCCCTGCACGCCCTCGACAAGCGTTTGACGGTCGAAGAGGATTCGATCGTCCAAGCCGAAATCACCGCGGCGCTGCGGTCCGCGGAAACGGCTTAACCGTCGACCGACACGCGGCGGGCGGTTATGCTGAAACCTGAACACCGAACTCCAATTTGAAAGTAGCGATAATGAGAATGGCTGGCCTGCGGAATGCTCTGGGATGCGTTTGGGTGGCGCTGGCGGTGATCTTGGTGTGCGACTGCACCGCTGCACGGGCGGCCGATCAACCGACCGCCGAACAATCGACCGCCGATAAACCGAGCGCCGAGCGACCGCGACCACAGGAAAAAGCGCGGCGAGCGTACCTGGGACGCGTGGTTGCTCAGCCGATGTCGCATCTGGGAGCCGGCTGGTTGATCCGCCCCACTCGGGAACAGGAAGAACGCCCCACTGAATCGCTCAAGCAACTGGGCCTGGAACCGGGCATGACCGCCTGCGACATGGGCTGCGGCAACGGTTTTTGGACGCTGATGATGGCCCGTGTGGTGGGCGAAAACGGTCGCGTATTGGCCGTCGATATCCAACCCGAGATGTTGACCAAACTAAAACAACGAACCGCGCAGTTTGGCATCGACAACGTCGAGCCGATCCTGGGCGCCGTGGACGATCCCAAGCTGCCGGCCGGCGAAGTTGACCTGGTCATGATGGTCGACGTGTATCACGAATTTTCGCACCCCGAATCGATGCTCTGGTCGATCCGGCGATCGCTGAAGCCCAACGGTGTGGTAGCGCTGTTGGAATACCGCGAAGAAGATCCGCGAGTACCGATCAAGCCGCGGCACAAAATGTCGAAGCCGCAGATCATGAAGGAGTATCACAAGAACGGTTTCAAGTTGGTGCGGGAGTACAACGACTTGCCCTGGCAGCACCTGATGTTTTTCGCCCGCGACGACAGCCCCTTGGAAGCCATCGAACCGCAACCGTTTTCGGTGCAGCGTTAGCCCACGGCTAGTACGCCATCAGCCGCGGCCGCTAGCCCACGGTTCCCACCGTCGACGATGCTCGCGGAAACCGGTCGCTAGCGCGATGCGGCTCATTGACTGCCGCGGCCGGCTTGCAGCAATCCCAACGGTTCGGCGCGACCCGTCTTGATCGCTGGCCAGAGACCAGCGATCAAACACAGCAGCAAAGTGATCCCAAAACCGATCGATAGTTGTCCCCAAGGGATCAAGAACGAAGGCGGCCCGGCAAACCAACCGCCAAACTGCGCCATCCCCACACCGCACCAACCAGCGATCAAGCCAAAGCCTAAACTCAACATGCAAGCGGAGATTGCGATCAGACTGGTTTCCGCAAACACCAATCGAATCAGTTGGCTACGAGTCACGCCAATCGATCGCATCACGCCAAATTCCCATGTCCGTGAACGGACCGACGCAATCACTGTGTTGGCAATCGCCAGCGACATGATTACCAACGTGACCAATGGCAGATAACTCATCCCCCAGATCATGTCGTCCGCTCGCATCTGGATCGCTCGCTTGACCGTTTCGGTCGCCGTCATGCGAGCGAAGGGGCGATAGGCGTTTACCTCTCCCACACCGGTCGCGACAAACGTCTCGCCGCGATGGCGCTCGGCGATGGCTTGAAAATCGGCTTCCACTTTGGCCAGATCGGCGTCTTGTTCAAGGTTCAGCCAAAAGAACTCAGGACGTTCCAAAGCAAAATCCTCCCGCACGCGCTGCCGATTGGCGAACAGCAACGTACCGGTCCTCACGAAATGACGACGGACGCCCGAAAATTTGGTCACCCATTGCCAGCCCGGCAGAGCCACCACGCCAGCGATTCGGTAGCGTACGCGTTGGCTTTCGTCCGCTGGTGGCACGAATGTGACCTCGTCGCCCAAATCCAATCCAGTCCCCATCACAAAGTCTTCCGACACCACACAGCCGACGCCATTTTCAATCGCGTCGATTGCGGCTTCACGTGTACCGCGAACAAAGCTTACATCTAAAAATGGGCGGTCTCCCCCAAAGGCACGCTGGGGATCGAGCCCACATACGATGCCGTTGTCGCCGAACCGCATCCGACTCGGTGGCGCGTCGCCGCCCCAGTCAAACTTGGCCTGTTCGATCGCCAGGGGTATCACTTGGTCCGCTCTCACGCCGTCCACTTGACTCACCAGCGGTACATCCTGTTCCTCCAAACCAACCGGATGAAAGGCCACCAATGCATCCGGCAACCAGGCTCCGGGTGTAAACGGCACCAGCATCGAATACCCCCAGGTCTGCGTGGACGCGTACAGGCCCAAACCAACCGACAGAGCCAACGTTGCACCTACGCTGCGCCACAGATTGCTGGACAACTGCGTTTTCATCATCCGTTGATCTAAACGCAACAGCCGGGTTACGAACGGGCCACACAGTCGTTCACAACCCACAACCACCGCAGGAGCCAGCAACACCATGCCCAACAACAACATGGGATAGGTGACAAATGAATAACACCATGTTCGCCACGAATCGGACATTGGAAGCATGAAAACCGTGATCGGGGTCGCCGCAGACAAGACGAATCCGATTGCGCCAAGCACCACCCACCATCGTGTGTTCGGCGTGACGGGACGAGCTGACATGGCCTCCAAAGGCTTGATCCGCATCGCTCGCCAAGCAGGCAAAATGGCCGCCGCCGTGGCTCCCGCCAACACGGTCAGACCGCTCAACGCGATGCTGCCCCAGCCAAGCACCGCGCCGGAGCTAAACAGTGCCGGCAACATGCGACTGCCAACCAGCACCATTAGCCAACCGGCCAACAAGCCACCGCCCCAACCCAGCAATGCCAGGACGACACTCTCGACGGCAATGATGCCCGCGACTTGGAAACGCGTCAGCGCGACGGCGCGAAGCATGGCGAACTCGCGAGCCCGTTCGCTGACGCCCATACTGAGGGTGGAGAAAATGATAAAGATGGCCGCTAACGAAGCCATCCCAGTGGCCGCCCAGGCTTGCGACTGTTGTCCCGAAACGGTTCGACTGGATTCCATGCCACGACGCACGGCGGCGAAATCGATCAATTTCAGCGGTGGTGTGTGGGCAGCAAATTTAGCTTCCCAGACCTCCCGAAACGTCTCCGACGAGACCGTATCACGCAGCGCAATTTGCAGAACTTGAGGCTTACCAGAATACCCATTGATCTCATCCGCCACTCCCGGACGAACGTAAATGGCACTCGTCGGGACGCCCTGGATGAAACCGCTGGGGAGTCCGATTTCCGAAGTCTCCGACGCAGATGTTCCGGCGGATTTTGAGTTGATCGCCGGCGGGCGGCGACCATAGCCGGACCGTTCTCCAATACCTGGACGACCACCTCCTGGACGACCATTACCGGGACCTCCCGCCACTGGACCTCCCGCAGTTCGGTCCCCTCGGCGGCGGCCACCCCCTAGCGAAGGAGTTTGGGGCGCCTGTTCGATAATTCCGACTAGTTTTAAACGGACCTGATTTCCAAACGACGTCACCAACAATTCGTCACCCACCGACAGTTGCAATTCCTTCGCCACATTCTCGCCGACGACCGCGGAACCAGCTTGGTCGGCGCTGCCAAGCCATTTGCCATCGACCACCTCATACGGCGGATCGCTCGCCGGAGTGGCCACCAGCGTCGGGCCGATCGGTGGGGCTCCATTGACCGGGGGACGCTCACCGATCAGCAACCCCAGTGACGAGGCTGGTTGGGTTCCATCCGCATCACCACCACGAGTCGCCGTAACCCGAGAACCGTTGATAGGATTGACTTCCCGAACACCAACGTCACGTCTCAACGCCTCGATCAACGGGCTGCCAATCGTCGCTGGGGGCGTACCCGGTGGTCCTCCGCTGCTCATGACAATGGCGTCATAGCGTCCCAGGTACTTGTTTGCGTTTTCATCAAACTGCGATACCAGGGCGTCGTATCCACTTACGACCCAAACCAGAGCGCACGTGGATGCGATCACTCCTAATGTTGTGATGGCCACGCGCCCTGGATGCAATCGCATTTGCGACGTAACCAGCCGAACAATCAAACGCAGTTTCGTTATCGTGGAATGACTAGAGGAAAACCCATCAGAGGTCTGCATGAAGGAGGCAACTTATTAGAAGGTGCGAGTTATTTGTGGGTGAGGGCTGGTAACAATACTGCTGCAGCAGCGGAACGCGGATTGCAACCGCTATGCCAAATCCCGCCGGAGGCCAGAATCTCCGACAAACACGCGTCCACGGTCACCGACCAACTTTCCAAGCGGCGGTTCGTTCGCCAACTCCGATGCAATTTCCATCGCCAACCACACCCAACAAGTCGAATCCACTTCCCTGCAATACAGACGCCGAACCAGGCGGGAATGGTATTCCGTCGTATTCGCCAGGGGATTCAAACAATACGTTGCTTCCCATCGACGTTGCCGCGATGTTGGCACAAAGTGTGCTTTGTCGAAACCGTGTGCTTTATCGAACGATTGGCATTTCCGATTTCGTTTCCATCCGAGCCGAACCTTCCACGATATGAACCACTCTGCAGATTCCGAATTACCCCCGCCTGCAATCACCGCTGTGCAAGACGTCGCCAAGGTCTATCGCCAAGGAAGCCACTGCGTCGAAGCATTGCACGGCGTCAACCTCACGATCGAGCAAGGTAGCTTTGTCGCCGTCATGGGCGCGAGTGGTTCTGGCAAGAGTACTCTGCTGCATCTGATGTGTGGGTTAACGCGCCCGACCTCGGGGACCGTGACGGTCGCGGGAACCGAACTTGCGACATTATCCGATCGCGAACTGACACATTTTCGTCGCGACCGCATCGGCTTGGTGTTCCAAGCATTTAATTTGGTGCCGTCCCTCACCGCCCGCGACAACATTCTGTTTCCGTTGTATGCCGCCGGACGAAACGCTACCAACGAAAAAATCAACGACCTGGCGGAACAACTTGGCATTCGAGATCGACTCACGCATCGACCGGACTCGCTCAGCGGTGGTGAGCAGCAACGCGTTGCCATTGCTCGGTCGCTGATTACCGATCCGGCCATCGTGTTTGCGGATGAACCGACCGGTAGTCTGGACAGTGTCACGGGGCAGTCCATC from Roseimaritima ulvae includes these protein-coding regions:
- the queG gene encoding tRNA epoxyqueuosine(34) reductase QueG, giving the protein MTDDRRALTEWLREQARELGFHLFGVAPAVTPQGFHHLVQWIDSGYHAQMDYIPDRLTAYQHPSGVMEGVCSLVMLGFPYRTVEPPPSQPLHGRVARYAWGAADYHDLIHGRFKQLKRDLRERAPQVKARGVVDSAPLLEREFARLAGLGWSGKNTLTINKLEGSYFFLACLLLDIDLPADAPHVSDHCGTCTRCLDACPTDAFVSPGVLDSRRCISYLTIEHRDPIPIELRQPIGDWLFGCDVCQDVCPWNRRGSPATDASLNPPPQSLPTDLPSLFDLDEDAFRQRFRKTPLWRTRRRGILRNAAIVLGNQRDPHSIAALLKGLHDEEALVRGASAWALGQIAGSDALHALDKRLTVEEDSIVQAEITAALRSAETA
- a CDS encoding class I SAM-dependent methyltransferase; this translates as MRMAGLRNALGCVWVALAVILVCDCTAARAADQPTAEQSTADKPSAERPRPQEKARRAYLGRVVAQPMSHLGAGWLIRPTREQEERPTESLKQLGLEPGMTACDMGCGNGFWTLMMARVVGENGRVLAVDIQPEMLTKLKQRTAQFGIDNVEPILGAVDDPKLPAGEVDLVMMVDVYHEFSHPESMLWSIRRSLKPNGVVALLEYREEDPRVPIKPRHKMSKPQIMKEYHKNGFKLVREYNDLPWQHLMFFARDDSPLEAIEPQPFSVQR
- a CDS encoding asparagine synthase-related protein, with translation MMPPAKPVNEVVDLLDPRGNVLLNHTQQQAAEAVGSGQTERIRQIQGQFAICQPVGTTVRMARSIARPMRYYLSPHAAGPRLIVAERIDEIYQHLASHGLHEPFQPAATRMVPAHHLLEISLVSGSDALPQLSRFFTPQTNCLPADIDAIGRHYIQQLQSACHAWLDNISPHEPIGVLFSGGVDSGSVLLLLHHLLQQRGERPERLKAFTLAVAGQGQDLQQARQFLQAVGLEAFWEVIEVPVSAIDYREAIRVIEDYKPLDVQSATMALAMCREIRRRYPDWKYLIDGDGGDENLKDYPIEDSPPLTIRNVLGNRLLYQEGWGVDAVKHSLVYSGGQSRGHVRTSAPARLLGFEGFSPYALPDVIEVAEAIPFVDLTGWDPQRLYPLKGQVVAAGIRAVTGIEMPRFEKRRFQKGVVDESTFAERFPADPQVYRDTFAELTPSGNR
- a CDS encoding FtsX-like permease family protein — its product is MQTSDGFSSSHSTITKLRLIVRLVTSQMRLHPGRVAITTLGVIASTCALVWVVSGYDALVSQFDENANKYLGRYDAIVMSSGGPPGTPPATIGSPLIEALRRDVGVREVNPINGSRVTATRGGDADGTQPASSLGLLIGERPPVNGAPPIGPTLVATPASDPPYEVVDGKWLGSADQAGSAVVGENVAKELQLSVGDELLVTSFGNQVRLKLVGIIEQAPQTPSLGGGRRRGDRTAGGPVAGGPGNGRPGGGRPGIGERSGYGRRPPAINSKSAGTSASETSEIGLPSGFIQGVPTSAIYVRPGVADEINGYSGKPQVLQIALRDTVSSETFREVWEAKFAAHTPPLKLIDFAAVRRGMESSRTVSGQQSQAWAATGMASLAAIFIIFSTLSMGVSERAREFAMLRAVALTRFQVAGIIAVESVVLALLGWGGGLLAGWLMVLVGSRMLPALFSSGAVLGWGSIALSGLTVLAGATAAAILPAWRAMRIKPLEAMSARPVTPNTRWWVVLGAIGFVLSAATPITVFMLPMSDSWRTWCYSFVTYPMLLLGMVLLAPAVVVGCERLCGPFVTRLLRLDQRMMKTQLSSNLWRSVGATLALSVGLGLYASTQTWGYSMLVPFTPGAWLPDALVAFHPVGLEEQDVPLVSQVDGVRADQVIPLAIEQAKFDWGGDAPPSRMRFGDNGIVCGLDPQRAFGGDRPFLDVSFVRGTREAAIDAIENGVGCVVSEDFVMGTGLDLGDEVTFVPPADESQRVRYRIAGVVALPGWQWVTKFSGVRRHFVRTGTLLFANRQRVREDFALERPEFFWLNLEQDADLAKVEADFQAIAERHRGETFVATGVGEVNAYRPFARMTATETVKRAIQMRADDMIWGMSYLPLVTLVIMSLAIANTVIASVRSRTWEFGVMRSIGVTRSQLIRLVFAETSLIAISACMLSLGFGLIAGWCGVGMAQFGGWFAGPPSFLIPWGQLSIGFGITLLLCLIAGLWPAIKTGRAEPLGLLQAGRGSQ
- a CDS encoding aminotransferase class I/II-fold pyridoxal phosphate-dependent enzyme — protein: MVNLQRYFPEGGPPRTNFLDIIKYWTEIQADKHAFHFSDGETEEASLTYQQLWDEVTGLAGYMQQIGIGQGERVLLLYPPGLDFVVGFFACHAAGAIAVPAYPPRKNRKAGRIRSIAQDAQARFALSTEKVAEQLGGENRHEDMANIEILGTDDPGKRDRSGWTDTPPKPDDIAVLQYTSGSTGSPKGVMLTHQNLVINCEQITYAFEPLDTKRGVTWLPTYHDMGLVGGVLQPVFVGKANVLMSPMTFLQHPVKWLRTITQYEANISGGPNFAYQLCVDKVDEQELQGLDLSSWKTAFNGAEPIRASTLDAFAKKFAPVGFRREAFLPCYGMAETTLIVTGGPKETRPFCRTFHRHELDAGSAVAVEPEDNTARELVGCGAIIPGERLEIVDPDTRHILPPGKIGEIWIQGPCVGKGYWQADEATEETFNATTSDGEGPFLRTGDLGFMHQDQLFVSGRLKDMIIIRGVNRYPQDIEKTVEQASDAVQTGAVAAFSMVHEGREQLVIVAETVRTRDIDRDAHLQAIRRAVTAEHELPPEALYLVRNSSVPKTSSGKIQRHACVDAVRNNTLKVVAKWVRWEESQTGGHGAAPAMQAAASSQPAARDAAGNNGQADNRSLNPDIVAAVIQHVRAVAQERAGHIDTNTNIVLDLGLDSLERLQIAHALEQAFGGRFPEEVLQEIETIGQVAAAIEQHMGQTAIARAQAQVPVGDTEVVENREISAASYTFSQFPEYLRLKQTMAQLLMTGVPNPYFSVHESVVQDTTIIDGRELVSFASFNYTGMSGDPEVSQASIDAIKKYGTSVSASRLVSGQKPVHIELEKKIADFCGVDDSLTFVSGHGTNESTIGLLVSPGDLILHDSLSHNSIVQGSILSGARRRPFAHNDFEELDRVLTEVRHQYRRVLVVVEGVYSMDGDYCDLPAALEVCKRHKALLMIDEAHSLGTMGSTGRGMAEHFGIDPNEVDVWMGTLGKAFGSCGGYIAGRRELIELLRYTAPAFVFATGISPSVAAAALKAFEVLEREPQRVAKVLANAALFLSLLKDAGIDTGLSGGTPVVPVITGNSLVALRLSHRLQLDGVNAPPILYPAVEEAAARVRFFITSTHSEQQLRETAAKVIKHVDSMGIRRTTEATAN